The following are from one region of the Gadus chalcogrammus isolate NIFS_2021 chromosome 19, NIFS_Gcha_1.0, whole genome shotgun sequence genome:
- the LOC130372128 gene encoding achaete-scute homolog 4, producing the protein MSRHTAELMERFSFVRRQLALHHGASADKTRRAQGYKDALALPFHLDATYLDASGQAVTGRLAYLPFQGHHLDLGGVCDYAYEPAFIRKRNERERHRVRCVNDGYARLREHLPRELEEKRLSKVETLRAAIDYIRQLQGVLERSASGVLEMSPGDARKSGKTGQPRGAECNSDGELY; encoded by the coding sequence ATGTCTCGTCACACCGCCGAGTTAATGGAGCGCTTCTCGTTCGTCCGGCGGCAACTAGCGCTCCACCACGGCGCGTCCGCGGACAAGACGCGCCGCGCGCAAGGCTACAAAGACGCGCTGGCGCTTCCGTTCCACCTCGACGCGACCTACCTGGACGCCTCGGGTCAAGCCGTCACCGGTCGTTTGGCCTACCTGCCTTTCCAAGGACATCATCTGGATCTCGGCGGGGTGTGTGACTATGCCTACGAGCCGGCGTTCATTCGGAAGCGCAACGAGAGAGAGCGTCATCGAGTGCGCTGCGTGAACGACGGTTACGCGCGGCTCAGGGAACACCTGCCGCGGGAATTGGAGGAGAAGAGACTGAGCAAAGTGGAGACCCTCCGTGCGGCCATCGACTACATCCGCCAgctgcagggggtgctggagcgGAGCGCGTCCGGCGTCTTGGAGATGTCGCCCGGAGACGCGCGTAAAAGTGGTAAAACCGGCCAGCCACGTGGGGCGGAGTGTAACAGCGACGGCGAGCTTTACTAG
- the prdm4 gene encoding PR domain zinc finger protein 4 gives MNDMNLSPVGMDQLSVTSVSASHLGLPNSPTHNPIPAPGMSVTIPSLGPSLGSLPSALSLMVPMGSLGDGRGVMCGLPDRNYSLPPPPYPHLESTYFRHLLPGILSYLADRPPPQYIHPSSLNMDGTLSVPGSNPSGLDPYSGPGGPLEQGLGSLDARQVGGQPDVLHPGGPHELDPAGLAMESRVSSPLSPDRMGEELAPMEGVGVGSVTDGQQLGGGGGGGGGGGGGGGGVDPSSGGGMPLHGPPVLELSVGMEPEHMGRRAGGGGGGGGEMNPGVVSVVLAGSMESVSLHGHPGMGLEVVNVSPITAEVTLGPENNLVLVNSSLQLEDATSNKENLVTAYTIWCTLCERSYTSDCPEHGPVTFIPDTPIQSRARLSLPHPLCLRISVADEPLGVFARDTHIIPQRTCFGPLVGQHCSNMDLSDWPEKDTPQIWKMYHNNVLEFCIVTTDENECNWMMFVRKARTREEQNLVAYPANGKLFFCTTTEIHPDQELLFYYSRDYCRLLGAPRVPEGQICQCGKECSSFTELKSHVSDHNPHPHPHPHHQHHHHHPHHNGHGHPPLDHSPSQQDHPHQQEQQAQQQGQQQQQQQQQQQEGHHDDKLTNGNSSTSSSPWGCHSHTNNNNNNNINHNNNGDSNDIISNGDAHANSSNPNAAPPRAKAGGRGHGVREKKFKCSMCSRAFITSTKLNVHFMGHVGMKPHKCEYCSKAFSDPSNLRMHLKIHTGQKNYRCTVCEKSFTQKSHVESHMLIHQAGEKLKCGLCDRAFIRKHDLRTHMFYHTNERHIQCPKCDKHFLKTNHLKKHMNSHEGRRDFVCEKCHKAFLTKYHLTRHLKICKGPKVERASRKGRGEEEEEEEDEEDEEEEEEEGEEEEDEEEGEGEEMEEEDERGDGRERRRTSRRGGGGRSSERLIDPAQNEDCDYGSEKPLSPPH, from the exons ATGAACGACATGAACCTGAGTCCTGTGGGCATGGACCAGCTGAGTGTGACCTCCGTGAGTGCCAGCCACCTGGGTCTGCCCAACTCGCCCACACACAACCCCATCCCTGCTCCGG GCATGTCTGTGACCATCCCCAGCCTGGGTCCTTCGCTGGGGTCCTTGCCCTCGGCCCTGTCCCTCATGGTGCCCATGGGTTCCCTTGGCGACGGGAGGGGGGTGATGTGCGGCTTGCCCGACAGGAATTACTCCCTGCCGCCCCCTCCGTACCCCCATCTAGAGAGCACCTACTTCAGACACCTGCTACcgg GGATCCTGTCCTACCTGgccgaccgcccccccccccagtacatCCACCCCAGCAGCCTCAACATGGACGGCACCCTCTCCGTCCCGGGCAGCAACCCCTCCGGCCTGGACCCCTACagcggccccggggggcccctgGAGCAGGGCCTGGGGTCCCTTGACGCGCGGCAGGTCGGCGGGCAGCCGGACGTCCTGCACCCGGGCGGACCCCACGAGCTGGACCCGGCGGGGCTGGCCATGGAGTCGCGCGTCAGCAGCCCCCTGTCCCCCGACCGCATGGGGGAGGAGCTGGCCCccatggagggggtgggggtgggctcGGTGACGGACGGCCAGCAgctgggcgggggcgggggaggagggggaggaggaggaggagggggaggaggggtggaccCCTCGTCCGGCGGGGGCATGCCGCTGCACGGACCCCCCGTGCTGGAGCTGTCGGTGGGCATGGAGCCGGAGCACATGGGGCGGCGggcggggggcggcggcggcggcggcggggagatGAACCCGGGGGTGGTCAGCGTGGTGCTGGCGGGCTCCATGGAGTCGGTGTCCCTCCACGGGCACCCGGGCAtggggctggaggtggtgaACGTGTCCCCCATCACGGCCGAGGTCACCCTGGGGCCGGAGAACAACCTGGTGCTGGTCAACTCCAGCCTGCAGCTGGAGGACGCCACGTCCAACAAGGAGAACCTGGTCACCGCCTACACCATCT GGTGCACGCTCTGCGAGCGCTCGTACACGTCGGACTGCCCCGAGCACGGCCCCGTGACCTTCATCCCAGACACGCCCATCCAGAGTCGGGCCCGCCTCTCTCTGCCGCACCCCCTCTGCCTACGGATCTCCGTCGCTGACGAGCCCctag GAGTGTTCGCACGGGACACGCACATCATTCCCCAGAGGACCTGCTTCGGGCCTTTGGTGGGACAGCATTGTAGTAACATGGATCTCTCTGATTGGCCGGAGAAGGACACGCCTCAGATCTGGAAG ATGTACCACAACAATGTTCTGGAGTTCTGCATCGTCACAACAGACGAGAACGAGTGCAACTGGATGATGTTTGTCCGCAAGGCGAG GACGCGAGAGGAGCAGAACTTGGTGGCCTACCCGGCCAACGGTAAGCTGTTCTTCTGCACCACCACAGAGATCCACCCGGACCAGGAACTGCTCTTCTACTACAGCCGCGACTACTGCCGGCTCCTGG GCGCTCCCAGGGTCCCAGAGGGGCAGATTTGCCAGTGTGGCAAAGAGTGCTCCTCCTTCACCGAGCTCAAGTCTCACGTCAGCGaccacaacccccacccccaccctcacccccaccaccaacaccaccaccaccacccccaccacaacgGCCACGGTCACCCCCCCCTCGACCACAGCCCCTCACAGCAAGACCACCCTCATCAGCAGGAGCAGCAAGCCCAGCAGCaaggtcaacaacaacaacaacaacaacaacaacagcaagaaGGTCACCATGACGACAAACTGACCAATGGGAACTCTAGCACGTCCTCGTCCCCGTGGGGCTGTCACAGCcataccaacaacaacaacaacaacaacattaaccaCAACAACAATGGCGACAGCAACGACATCATCAGCAATGGCGACGCCCACGCCAACTCGTCCAATCCCAACGCGGCGCCCCCCCGGGCCaaggcgggggggcggggccacggcGTCCGCGAGAAGAAGTTCAAGTGCAGCATGTGCTCGCGGGCCTTCATCACGTCCACCAAGCTCAACGTGCACTTCATGGGCCACGTGGGCATGAAGCCGCACAAGTGCGAGTACTGCAGCAAGGCGTTCAGTGACCCCAGTAACCTTCGGATGCACCTCAAGATCCACACGG GTCAGAAGAACTACCGGTGCACGGTGTGTGAGAAGTCCTTCACCCAGAAGTCCCACGTGGAGTCCCACATGCTCATCCACCAGGCCGGCGAGAAGCTCAAGTGCGGCCTGTGTGACCGCGCCTTCATCAGGAAGCACGacctgcgcacacacatgttCTACCACACCAA CGAGCGTCACATCCAGTGCCCCAAGTGCGACAAGCACTTCCTGAAGACCAACCACCTGAAGAAGCACATGAACTCCCACGAGGGCCGCAGGGACTTTGTCTGCGAGAAGTGCCACAAGGCCTTCCTCACCAAGTATCACCTCACACGGCACCTCAAGATCTGCAAGGGGCCCAAGGTGGAGAGAGCCTCGCGGAAAGGacggggggaggaagaggaggaggaggaggatgaagaggacgaggaggaggaggaggaggaaggagaagaagaagaggacgaggaggagggggagggagaggagatggaagaggaagACGAGAGGGGGGATGGTAGGGAAAGAAGGAGGACGAgtagaaggggaggaggaggaagaagttcCGAGAGACTTATCGATCCAGCCCAAAATGAAGACTGTGACTATGGTTCGGAAAAGCCCCTGTCGCCCCCACATTGA
- the tmem209 gene encoding transmembrane protein 209, whose product MFTPPREGACSMIDKAMRMRREEQERQVVLAWAVLNVSLAGMIYTEMSGQLLSRYYDINYWPIWYIELALASLFSLNGLFDFWKYFKYTMVPSTIDVSPQQHRLLGLSNSGITASPKQKQEKKADPAPAQSYALQGQSVLSFSPSHSSTTSPKFSPSCVTGYTPSPLSVSSSPGPSPGGTGPFTLPASPAQPYGKMLSYSSSPGSSPHPSSIGPAEGSSLRARYRTPPSVFSSPGGKGGAEDCMEDQKSLELFLRSEEEKSHRSQLGSPEAVSPAHSPTFWNYNRTVGDYAQSLRKFQYQPAIRSQVPSAHKDDTDLGSKQAAEEVWARITTSRPVVDRIDSWTARLRNWINDTILAPLVKETDSINGQLRRIGCPELQIGEASISSLKQAAVVKASVIPTLNAIVQYLDISPNQEYLVERIKELAHSGCMSSYRWNGGGNLKSRKWDTDLPTDCAILTHVLCTYLDSRLPPHPKYPDGKTFTSQHFSHTPDKPDVTNENLFCIHQSSANPPHYQLIYQGHVYSLPKGRNNLFHTVLMFLFVIKTKESGMLGRVNLGLSGVNILWIFED is encoded by the exons ATGTTTACCCCGCCGCGGGAAGGCGCGTGCAGCATGATCGACAAGGCGATGCGGATGCGTCGGGAAGAGCAGGAGCGCCAGGTGGTTCTGGCCTGGGCCGTTCTCAACGTGTCCCTGGCCGGCATGATCTACACCGAAAT GTCTGGACAGCTGCTCAGCCGGTATTACGACATCAACTACTGGCCCATTTGGTACATTG AGCTGGCCCTGGCATCTCTCTTCAGCCTCAATGGTCTGTTCGACTTCTGGAAGTACTTCAAGTACACCATGGTGCCGTCCACCATTGATGTCAGCCCCCAGCAACACCGCCTTCTGGGGTTAAGCAACTCTG GCATCACGGCCTCCCCGAAACagaagcaggagaagaaggCGGACCCGGCGCCCGCCCAGTCGTACGCGCTGCAGGGCCAGAGCGTGCTGAGCTTCAGCCCCTCCCACTcgtccaccaccagccccaagtTCTCCCCCAGCTGCGTGACGGGGTACACCCCCAGCCCGCTGAGCGTCTCCTCCAGTCCGGGCCCCAGCCCCGGCGGCACGGGGCCGTTCACCCTCCCCGCTTCGCCGGCCCAGCCCTACGGGAAG ATGCTGAGCTACAGCTCCTCCCCTGGCTCCAGCCCCCACCCCAGTAGCATCGGGCCGGCCGAGGGCTCCAGCCTGCGCGCCCGCTACCGCACCCCCCCCTCGGTGTTCAGCTCCCCGGGGGGGAAGGGCGGCGCGGAGGACTGCATGGAGGACCAGAAGAGCCTGGAGCTCTTCCTGCGctcggaggaggagaagagccaCCGCAGCCAGCTAG GGAGTCCGGAGGCTGTTTCCCCCGCCCACAGCCCCACCTTCTGGAACTACAACCGCACGGTGGGCGACTACGCCCAGAGCCTGAGGAAGTTCCAGTACCAGCCCGCCATCCGCTCCCAGGTGCCGTCGGCCCACAAGGATGACACGGACCTGGGCTCCAAGCAGGCCGCCGAGGAG GTGTGGGCCAGAATCACCACCAGTCGACCCGTAGTGGACCGCATTGACAGCTGGACCGCCAGGCTGAGGAAC TGGATCAATGACACCATCCTGGCCCCGCTGGTGAAGGAGACAGACTCCATCAACGGCCAGCTCCGGAGGATCGGCTGCCCCGAGCTCCAGATCGGAG AGGCCAGTATAAGCAGCCTGAAACAGGCGGCCGTGGTCAAAGCCTCGGTCATCCCCACACTGAACGCCATCGTCCAGTACTTGGACATCTCCCCCAATCAGGAGTACCTGGTGGAGAGGATCAAGG AGCTGGCACACAGCGGCTGCATGAGCTCATACCGCTGGAACGGAGGCGGCAATCTCAAGAGCCGCAAGTGGGACACCGACCTGCCTACCGACTGTgct atTCTCACCCATGTGTTGTGCACGTACCTGGACTCCCGGTTACCCCCTCACCCTAAATACCCAGACGGGAAAACCTTCACCTCGCAGCACTTCAGCCACACTCCGGACAAACCCG ACGTGACCAACGAGAACCTGTTCTGCATCCACCAGAGCAGCGCCAACCCTCCCCACTACCAGCTCATCTACCAGGGCCACGTGTACAGCCTGCCCAAG GGCAGGAACAACCTGTTCCACACGGTCCTCATGTTCCTCTTCGTCATCAAGACGAAGGAGTCAGGGATGCTGGG GAGAGTGAATCTCGGCCTATCAGGGGTAAACATCCTGTGGATATTTGAGGATTGA